In one Solanum lycopersicum chromosome 11, SLM_r2.1 genomic region, the following are encoded:
- the LOC101258717 gene encoding cytochrome b561 and DOMON domain-containing protein At5g47530, whose translation MSSVFLISCVLFVTLFVSSTYAQSCTNYTFTSNNQMSFTSCSDLPYLNSFLHWTYNPSNKTAKIAYRHTKINATTRWVAWAINPSSQGMVGSQALVAFQKSDGKLSVYTSPITSYQTQLQQGDLSFNVSDLSATYINNEITIFATLKLDNFNSTILNQVWQEGPLSRDSPAMHDTSGVNTQSAAPLRLLSGQTGTTSIKANSQFNKRNLHGLLNAVSWGIMMPIGILFARYLKVFSDPAWFYLHSIWQITAYVIGVAGWATGLQLGNESIGIQFTAHRIIGIVLFSLATLQASAMLLRPKRDHKHRIYWNIYHRAVGYSIVVLGIINIFKGLNILKPQKKWETYYIATLVGLGIIAVFLEVITWCVVIKRKKSVSNTVEKNPQGLHESNWYNNGHENGTNRTHYRV comes from the exons ATGTCAAGTGTTTTCTTGATTTCATGTGTTCTGTTTGTAACTCTGTTTGTGTCATCAACTTATGCACAATCATGCACAAACTACACTTTCACAAGCAACAACCAAATGTCATTCACTTCATGTAGTGATCTTCCATATTTAAACTCATTCCTTCATTGGACTTACAATCCTTCTAACAAAACCGCGAAAATCGCCTATCGACACACTAAGATCAATGCCACCACAAGATGGGTAGCATGGGCTATAAATCCATCTTCACAAGGCATGGTTGGTTCACAAGCACTTGTTGCATTTCAAAAATCAGATGGAAAATTGAGTGTTTATACATCACCTATTACAAGTTATCAAACACAGCTACAACAAGGGGATTTGAGTTTTAATGTCTCTGATCTATCAGCTACTTATATCAACAATGAGATCACTATTTTTGCTACTTTAAAACTTGACAACTTTAACTCCACAATTTTGAATCAAGTTTGGCAAGAAGGTCCACTTTCAAGAGATTCACCAGCAATGCATGATACTTCTGGTGTCAATACTCAATCTGCTGCACCTCTCAGACTTCTTTCTGGACAAACTGGAACTACTTCAATTAAAGCAAACTCGCAatttaacaaaagaaat ctTCATGGATTGCTAAATGCAGTGAGTTGGGGGATTATGATGCCAATAGGGATATTGTTTGCAAGGTACTTAAAGGTGTTTTCAGACCCTGCATGGTTTTACCTACATTCTATTTGGCAAATCACTGCTTATGTTATTGGTGTTGCTGGTTGGGCTACTGGTCTACAATTAGGGAATGAATCTATTGGTATTCAATTTACAGCCCATAGAATCATTGGCATTGTCCTGTTTTCTCTAGCTACCCTCCAG GCTTCTGCTATGCTTCTAAGGCCAAAAAGGGATCACAAGCACAGAATCTACTGGAACATTTACCACAGAGCAGTTGGTTACTCAAttgttgttcttggaataattaaCATATTCAAAGGTTTGAACATTTTGAAACCTCAGAAGAAATGGGAAACATATTATATTGCCACTCTGGTTGGTTTAGGGATCATTGCTGTATTCTTGGAAGTTATCACATGGTGTGtagttataaaaaggaaaaagtctGTTAGTAATACTGTTGAGAAGAATCCACAAGGTCTTCATGAATCAAATTGGTATAATAATGGTCATGAAAATGGAACAAATAGGACACATTACAGAGTTTAG